In Cryptomeria japonica unplaced genomic scaffold, Sugi_1.0 HiC_scaffold_93, whole genome shotgun sequence, a genomic segment contains:
- the LOC131864806 gene encoding glutamate decarboxylase 1-like — translation MGVPVVAFSFSLKDNTEHDEYEISDHLRKYGWIVPAYTMAPDAQHITLLRVVVREDFNRTMAERLAADVDRVSKELEEFPPKIIHAVQGLAISEEDKKGFAVLLLVREEEEATAVGSSKWENQKLLHNIDGAFVFGSE, via the exons ATGGGGGTTCCTGTAGTGGCCTTCTCCTTCTCGCTCAAGGACAACACTGAGCACGATGAATATGAAATATCAGATCATCTAAGAAAATATGGGTGGATTGTTCCAGCCTATACAATGGCTCCAGATGCTCAGCACATTACACTTCTGCGTGTTGTGGTGAGAGAGGACTTCAACCGAACGATGGCAGAGCGCCTGGCTGCAGATGTTGACAGAGTATCAAAGGAATTGGAAGAGTTTCCTCCTAAGATAATTCATGCAGTTCAAGGCTTAGCCATTAGTGAAGAAGATAAAAAGGG CTTCGCAGTTTTACTGTTggtcagagaagaagaagaagcaacagCAGTTGGGAG CTCGAAATGGGAGAATCAAAAGCTTCTTCACAATATTGATGGGGCATTTGTGTTCGGATCAGAATGA